From Halobacillus sp. Marseille-Q1614, the proteins below share one genomic window:
- a CDS encoding metal ABC transporter solute-binding protein, Zn/Mn family, protein MFKKFAGVLSLFIVIFTMAACGGEETSGDESKKGSQEFNEELKVFTTVYPLQFFTEQIAGDQASVESILPPGSDPHTFESTTKEMIKIAESDAFIYNGAGLEPYANKISESIESEDVQILEVSKGIDLEEHAHSHGEKDSHDEHAHDEDGHEDEHAGHDNGDQDPHIWLDPVRSIEMAEHIKETLVELKPEQEEGFNENFEELKAKLESLDKKFHTQLESLPGNKIIVSHEAYGYWEKTYGIEQVAVSGLSPENEPSQKELQNIVETAEKQGLNHVLFEQNITPKVAEVVRKEIDAETLRIHNLSVLTEEDIQNNEDYFTLMQSNLEVLSTALSEPSSASNGSSEEHDHSHAHDEEEKIYEGYFEDSQVEDRKLSDWEGDWQSVYPYHQGGTLDEVYTHKAEHEGNKTAEEYKEYYEAGYQTDVDRIVIDRETVTFYKDEEERSGEYVSDGYEILTYDAGNRGVRYIFKLKEEAEGLPKYIQFSDHSIYPTKADHYHLYWGDDREALLDEVSHWPTYYPLDMSGHDIAHEMMAH, encoded by the coding sequence TTGTTTAAAAAATTTGCAGGAGTACTTAGTTTATTTATTGTCATCTTTACTATGGCTGCATGCGGCGGTGAAGAAACAAGCGGCGATGAAAGTAAAAAAGGATCTCAGGAATTTAATGAAGAGTTAAAGGTGTTCACAACGGTTTATCCTCTTCAGTTCTTTACTGAACAAATCGCAGGGGATCAAGCATCAGTGGAATCTATTCTTCCGCCTGGATCAGACCCTCATACATTTGAATCAACCACCAAAGAAATGATCAAAATCGCTGAATCGGATGCTTTTATTTATAATGGGGCAGGTTTAGAGCCTTATGCGAACAAAATCTCTGAATCTATTGAGTCAGAAGACGTTCAAATCCTTGAGGTATCGAAAGGAATTGACCTGGAAGAGCATGCCCATAGCCATGGCGAAAAAGACAGTCATGATGAACATGCGCACGACGAAGATGGTCATGAGGACGAACATGCCGGGCATGACAACGGCGATCAAGACCCGCACATTTGGCTGGACCCTGTTCGTTCTATTGAAATGGCAGAACATATAAAAGAGACATTAGTCGAATTAAAGCCTGAACAGGAAGAAGGGTTTAACGAAAACTTTGAAGAGCTGAAAGCAAAGCTTGAGAGCTTAGACAAAAAGTTTCATACACAGCTTGAAAGCTTACCTGGAAATAAAATTATCGTTTCTCATGAGGCCTACGGGTATTGGGAAAAAACATACGGAATTGAGCAGGTGGCCGTCTCAGGATTAAGCCCTGAGAATGAGCCTTCTCAAAAAGAATTGCAAAATATTGTGGAAACAGCTGAAAAGCAAGGGTTAAATCATGTGCTTTTCGAACAGAATATCACTCCAAAAGTAGCAGAAGTTGTTCGAAAGGAAATTGATGCAGAGACTTTACGCATACACAATTTATCTGTTCTAACCGAAGAAGATATTCAGAATAATGAAGATTACTTCACACTCATGCAGAGTAATTTAGAAGTACTTTCAACAGCTCTATCTGAGCCTTCATCAGCCTCAAATGGATCCAGCGAAGAGCATGATCACAGTCATGCCCATGATGAAGAAGAAAAAATTTATGAAGGTTATTTTGAAGACAGCCAAGTGGAGGACCGAAAACTTTCTGATTGGGAAGGAGACTGGCAGTCCGTATATCCATACCACCAAGGCGGAACTCTGGATGAAGTATATACTCATAAAGCAGAACATGAAGGGAACAAGACAGCTGAAGAATACAAGGAATATTATGAGGCAGGGTACCAGACAGATGTCGATCGTATTGTCATTGACCGAGAGACCGTCACCTTCTATAAAGATGAAGAAGAGCGTTCTGGAGAGTATGTCTCGGATGGTTATGAAATTTTAACCTATGATGCAGGTAATCGAGGGGTAAGATACATCTTTAAACTAAAGGAAGAAGCGGAAGGGCTTCCGAAGTATATTCAATTTAGTGATCATAGTATCTATCCAACGAAAGCCGATCACTATCACCTATATTGGGGCGACGATCGTGAAGCTCTATTAGATGAAGTTTCCCACTGGCCGACCTATTATCCATTAGATATGAGCGGTCATGACATTGCTCATGAAATGATGGCACACTAA
- a CDS encoding 2OG-Fe(II) oxygenase, translating to MQVKEVSIFDHTGNKIMTEDREIAIIAKMEDPKIAILGNVVSEGECEELIRLSKDRMNRSKIGSKHEVSDIRTSSSTFLPEDDVTARIEKRMAQIMNVPVEHGEGLHILNYKQGQEYKAHYDYFKSKVKPTNNPRISTLVLYLNDVEEGGETYFPHMNLSVSPHRGMGVYFEYFYSDPVINERTLHGGSPVTAGEKWAATMWVRRKQYR from the coding sequence ATGCAAGTGAAAGAAGTTTCAATTTTCGACCACACGGGAAACAAGATTATGACCGAAGACCGTGAGATAGCGATTATCGCTAAAATGGAAGATCCTAAAATCGCTATCTTGGGAAATGTGGTAAGCGAGGGAGAGTGTGAGGAGCTCATCCGTCTTTCCAAAGATCGGATGAACCGATCGAAAATCGGATCGAAACACGAAGTGAGCGACATTCGGACAAGCAGCAGCACCTTTCTGCCAGAGGATGATGTCACTGCCAGGATCGAAAAGCGAATGGCACAAATTATGAACGTACCCGTAGAACATGGAGAAGGACTTCACATACTGAATTATAAACAAGGCCAGGAATATAAAGCACATTATGATTACTTCAAATCAAAGGTCAAACCAACGAACAACCCAAGGATCAGCACGCTTGTCCTTTACTTGAATGATGTAGAAGAGGGAGGGGAAACCTACTTTCCGCACATGAATCTATCTGTCTCCCCTCATAGAGGAATGGGTGTCTATTTTGAATATTTTTATTCGGATCCTGTGATCAATGAGCGGACACTCCATGGCGGATCCCCGGTCACAGCCGGAGAAAAATGGGCCGCGACGATGTGGGTGCGGAGAAAACAGTATCGATAA
- a CDS encoding biotin transporter BioY: MTAIGAFIKVPLPVVPFTLQIVAVFLAGTLLGSKRGLQSQLVYLFVGLAGLPVFTQGGGLTYILQPTFGYLIGFGMGAYAIGFIIERIQQPTLKHFIAANLIGTVLIYAIGVPYLYLALNLWLNIPTSLSHVLAAGLFSTVGIDIVLAVFTSLLAVRVYPVFKKIHPKKRNLQNKSKRHLTA, from the coding sequence ATGACTGCGATTGGCGCCTTTATAAAAGTTCCGCTGCCCGTTGTCCCTTTTACACTGCAAATTGTCGCTGTGTTTTTAGCAGGAACATTATTAGGAAGCAAGCGCGGGCTGCAAAGTCAGTTGGTCTATCTTTTTGTCGGCTTAGCTGGGCTTCCTGTTTTTACACAAGGAGGCGGGCTTACGTATATCTTGCAGCCAACGTTCGGATATTTAATCGGCTTTGGTATGGGAGCTTATGCCATCGGTTTTATTATTGAACGTATTCAACAGCCGACGCTCAAACATTTTATTGCCGCCAACCTAATAGGAACCGTCCTTATTTATGCCATAGGCGTCCCTTATCTTTATCTGGCATTAAATCTATGGCTGAACATCCCTACTAGTTTATCTCATGTACTGGCCGCCGGATTGTTTAGTACCGTAGGCATAGACATAGTTCTTGCTGTTTTTACCAGCTTGTTGGCTGTGCGTGTATACCCTGTTTTTAAAAAAATTCATCCCAAGAAAAGAAATTTACAAAACAAATCGAAACGCCATTTAACGGCCTAA
- a CDS encoding type IA DNA topoisomerase, whose protein sequence is MARVVILAEKPSQAKAYAEAFTIQEKTKTYIQLKPDETFPDGATITWGVGHLVELKEPHDYKPEWKRWKLDQLPIVPERFLEKVSKGKWEQFQAVKRLFQQADVLVNAADVDREGSNIFYSILRLTGVKGKPIQRLWINSLEKDEVLKGFKNLQSNEKDLRLFDEAKARQISDWMVGINASRLFTLLLQKKGFSSYLSIGRVQSPTVYLIYQRHKEIENFVSEPFYQIEGLFQSKSGAYKGLAEIKEKDKSKVQALMDKHGLKEKEALPGIVQKIDKKTKYQKSPKLHSLSTLQSVANRRWKYTPSQVLKIMQKLYEKRLVSYPRTDCNFITENEFAYLVNSLNAYQEALNISFTPVSLKPNKRFVNSSKVQEHYAIIPTKSVPTEKKLNGLSREEQNIYREVLATTLAMFHGDYVYEETVIFTHVHDLPFKSTGRREVRKGWKELFPKPSKSKQEKEADLPDVQKGEQVGAQLHIKESMTQPPKPYTEGQLINMMKTCGRFMDDEEDVEILKEVEGLGTEATRSSIIETIKAQKYIEVKKNIVYVTDKGIMLCEAIEGTLLSSPSLTAKWESYLKKIGNGEGSKQVFLKQTGQFIEKLIQETPDAIQQVNVRSTGEKNKWNEPIAKCPACSAGVIMDRYKFYACSAYKEGCKVTFPKKLAGKTLTNNMIKTLCEKKRTRVLKGFKGKKPFSTALTLDEDYKITFDFKKKA, encoded by the coding sequence ATGGCGCGAGTGGTCATCTTAGCCGAAAAACCCTCTCAGGCAAAAGCTTATGCAGAGGCTTTTACTATACAGGAAAAAACGAAGACTTACATTCAATTAAAGCCGGATGAGACATTCCCGGATGGTGCGACCATCACGTGGGGAGTCGGTCATCTGGTTGAATTAAAAGAGCCTCATGACTATAAACCGGAGTGGAAGAGGTGGAAGCTTGATCAGCTTCCGATCGTCCCTGAACGTTTCCTTGAGAAAGTCTCTAAAGGGAAATGGGAGCAGTTTCAAGCGGTTAAGAGGTTGTTCCAGCAAGCGGACGTGCTCGTGAATGCGGCCGATGTCGACAGGGAAGGCTCGAATATCTTTTACAGTATTCTTCGCTTAACTGGCGTAAAGGGAAAACCGATTCAACGATTGTGGATTAATTCGCTTGAGAAGGATGAAGTTCTTAAAGGATTTAAGAATCTACAAAGTAATGAGAAGGACTTGCGTTTATTTGATGAAGCGAAAGCCCGTCAAATCAGTGATTGGATGGTTGGGATCAATGCCAGCCGACTTTTTACACTGCTTTTGCAGAAGAAAGGTTTCTCAAGCTATCTGTCGATTGGGCGCGTGCAATCTCCTACGGTTTATTTGATTTATCAAAGGCACAAAGAAATTGAAAACTTTGTCTCAGAGCCTTTTTATCAGATCGAGGGTCTTTTTCAATCAAAATCAGGTGCCTATAAAGGTTTGGCTGAGATTAAGGAAAAGGATAAATCAAAGGTGCAGGCGCTTATGGACAAGCATGGGCTCAAAGAGAAAGAAGCCTTACCAGGGATTGTTCAAAAGATAGATAAAAAGACAAAATACCAAAAGTCACCGAAGCTGCATTCCCTCTCTACCTTACAGAGTGTTGCGAACAGACGCTGGAAATATACACCGTCGCAAGTGCTGAAGATTATGCAGAAGCTCTATGAGAAGCGGCTCGTTTCCTATCCGAGAACAGACTGTAACTTTATAACCGAAAATGAGTTTGCTTATTTAGTGAACAGCTTAAATGCGTACCAGGAAGCGCTGAACATCTCTTTCACACCTGTCTCCTTAAAACCAAATAAACGGTTTGTCAATTCTAGTAAAGTTCAGGAGCACTATGCGATCATTCCGACGAAGTCCGTACCTACAGAGAAGAAGCTGAATGGATTAAGCCGTGAGGAACAAAACATTTATCGTGAAGTTCTGGCCACGACACTGGCAATGTTCCACGGGGACTATGTGTATGAAGAGACGGTGATTTTTACACATGTTCACGACTTGCCTTTTAAATCTACAGGCAGACGAGAAGTGAGAAAGGGCTGGAAGGAGCTGTTTCCAAAGCCTTCTAAGTCAAAACAGGAGAAAGAAGCAGATCTGCCGGATGTCCAAAAAGGTGAGCAGGTCGGCGCGCAGCTTCATATAAAAGAAAGCATGACGCAGCCGCCTAAGCCGTATACCGAAGGACAGCTGATCAATATGATGAAAACATGCGGAAGGTTTATGGATGATGAAGAGGACGTGGAGATTTTAAAGGAAGTCGAAGGACTGGGAACAGAAGCCACCCGCTCAAGCATTATTGAAACGATTAAGGCGCAGAAATATATTGAAGTGAAAAAGAACATCGTGTATGTCACAGATAAAGGGATTATGCTTTGTGAAGCAATCGAAGGAACGCTGTTATCAAGCCCTTCCCTTACAGCGAAATGGGAATCGTATTTAAAGAAAATCGGCAATGGCGAAGGGTCTAAACAAGTTTTTCTCAAGCAGACCGGTCAGTTCATTGAAAAGCTCATTCAAGAGACCCCGGACGCCATTCAGCAGGTGAACGTTCGAAGTACCGGAGAGAAAAACAAATGGAATGAACCGATTGCCAAATGCCCGGCCTGTTCTGCTGGCGTTATAATGGATCGATACAAATTTTACGCGTGCTCCGCTTATAAAGAAGGGTGTAAAGTGACCTTTCCGAAAAAATTAGCAGGAAAAACGTTAACGAACAATATGATTAAAACGTTATGCGAGAAGAAGCGGACGAGGGTTCTAAAAGGATTTAAGGGAAAGAAACCGTTTAGTACAGCTTTAACATTGGATGAAGATTATAAGATTACGTTTGATTTTAAAAAGAAGGCTTGA
- the betB gene encoding betaine-aldehyde dehydrogenase, translated as MNLKLQQYINGKWVNANSEKTRTIINPFNQDVIAVVPEGDESDTKAAIAAAREAFDHGEWPSTPATERGAVVRKIAELIERDKEELAYLESLDTGKTVEESRGDMDDIAGVFRYYAEIADKDGGELIDSPVPNSISKVVHEPVGVCGQITPWNYPLLQASWKLAPALATGNTLIMKPSEITPLTHIKVFELIEEAGVPAGVANLVLGAGDTVGAELSSNEDVDLISFTGGIVTGKKIMQAASSNVKKLALELGGKNPNIIFADSDFDLAVDQALNGVFFHAGQICSAGTRLIVEESIHDEFVNALVERVKKFKLGSGFDEDTQMGPLISAEHLAKVGKYVETGIKEGATLAVGGKRPEDPELQKGFFYLPTIFTDCTTDMSIVQDEAFGPIITVEKFTAEEEAVKLANDSIYGLAGGVFTNDIAKAERCAAKMRMGTVWINEFNLYFPHAPWGGYKQSGIGRELGRLGIEEYTETKHIFQNLKPEMLNWF; from the coding sequence CTGAACCTAAAACTACAACAATACATTAATGGTAAATGGGTGAACGCAAACTCGGAGAAGACGCGTACTATTATTAATCCATTTAACCAAGATGTTATCGCCGTTGTTCCAGAAGGCGATGAATCTGATACAAAAGCAGCAATTGCTGCAGCAAGAGAAGCCTTTGATCACGGAGAATGGCCTTCTACCCCGGCAACGGAGCGTGGGGCTGTCGTTAGGAAGATTGCTGAATTGATTGAAAGAGACAAAGAAGAATTGGCTTATTTAGAATCATTGGATACTGGCAAGACAGTAGAAGAAAGCCGTGGCGACATGGATGATATCGCTGGAGTGTTTCGTTATTATGCAGAAATTGCAGATAAAGATGGCGGCGAGCTGATCGATTCTCCAGTGCCAAACTCGATCAGTAAAGTGGTTCACGAACCGGTTGGTGTTTGTGGGCAAATCACTCCTTGGAATTACCCTCTACTTCAAGCGTCTTGGAAACTGGCTCCAGCGCTTGCGACTGGAAATACGTTAATCATGAAGCCGAGTGAAATCACACCGCTTACTCATATTAAAGTATTTGAACTAATAGAAGAAGCGGGAGTCCCTGCGGGTGTTGCGAACCTGGTTCTTGGTGCAGGTGATACCGTGGGCGCAGAGTTGTCTAGTAACGAAGATGTAGACCTTATTTCTTTCACAGGCGGCATTGTGACCGGGAAGAAAATTATGCAAGCGGCAAGCTCGAATGTGAAGAAGCTCGCACTTGAGCTTGGCGGGAAGAACCCGAATATTATCTTTGCTGATTCTGATTTTGACCTTGCTGTCGATCAAGCTTTGAACGGGGTATTCTTCCACGCAGGACAAATCTGTTCCGCTGGTACAAGACTGATTGTAGAAGAAAGCATTCACGATGAGTTCGTGAACGCGCTTGTGGAGCGAGTGAAAAAATTCAAGCTGGGAAGCGGATTTGATGAAGATACTCAAATGGGGCCGCTTATTTCCGCTGAACACCTTGCGAAAGTAGGAAAGTATGTAGAAACAGGGATCAAAGAAGGTGCTACCTTAGCTGTGGGAGGTAAACGCCCGGAAGATCCTGAATTGCAAAAAGGATTCTTCTACCTGCCTACGATTTTCACAGACTGTACGACAGACATGAGCATTGTCCAAGATGAGGCATTTGGTCCAATTATCACGGTTGAAAAATTCACTGCAGAAGAAGAAGCCGTAAAGCTTGCCAATGACTCGATCTACGGACTTGCTGGCGGCGTTTTTACAAACGATATTGCAAAAGCGGAACGCTGTGCGGCGAAGATGCGTATGGGTACGGTTTGGATTAATGAATTCAACCTGTATTTCCCACACGCCCCGTGGGGTGGCTACAAGCAGTCCGGTATTGGACGTGAACTTGGCAGACTAGGTATTGAAGAATATACAGAAACAAAGCATATCTTCCAAAACCTTAAACCTGAAATGCTCAACTGGTTTTAA
- a CDS encoding DHHA1 domain-containing protein, translating into MTRKLYYIDAYQMEFESKAVKIDEDERGLYVVLEDTAFYPTGGGQPHDKGTLNGIEVIDVEEVEDEVRHYTREKLPAGTGNVQGRVDQERRIDHIQQHCGQHIISAVFHDQFGIPTTSFHLGRETATIDLDAESLSEDLLKKAEEQVNEIIRSNVTVETKWMSVEEEAQYPLRKPLVVDGKVRLVIIPNIDYNGCGGTHPNFTGEVMAVKFLGWTKNKKQVRLEFVCGYRVLDKLEHKHRVLTEMKRLVPRPEQQLVEEVDELIQASKEKDKKIAELEEQLLQHEAREIISASQGDKVIHLVFKDRPIKTLQSLGKAIIEEASDAFIILISEQENQLQFVLAHGADIERNMNEVAKQVLPLIEGKGGGQPHFVQGGGKKVMDGQVFADRVKSLL; encoded by the coding sequence ATGACGAGAAAGCTTTACTACATAGATGCATATCAAATGGAATTCGAATCTAAGGCTGTAAAAATAGATGAAGATGAGCGTGGTTTATATGTGGTGCTGGAAGATACGGCGTTTTATCCGACAGGAGGCGGGCAGCCGCACGACAAAGGAACGCTAAATGGAATCGAAGTGATTGATGTCGAAGAAGTAGAAGACGAGGTACGTCATTACACAAGAGAAAAGCTTCCGGCCGGAACAGGAAATGTGCAAGGAAGGGTCGATCAAGAGCGGCGGATCGACCACATACAGCAGCACTGTGGTCAGCATATCATTTCAGCTGTTTTTCATGACCAGTTTGGCATTCCGACAACGAGCTTCCATTTAGGAAGAGAGACGGCGACGATCGACTTGGATGCTGAAAGTCTATCCGAAGATCTTTTGAAAAAAGCGGAGGAGCAGGTGAACGAGATCATCCGTAGCAACGTTACTGTTGAAACAAAATGGATGTCCGTTGAAGAGGAGGCGCAGTATCCGCTTCGAAAGCCTCTCGTCGTCGATGGGAAGGTTCGCCTAGTGATCATTCCAAACATTGATTACAACGGATGTGGAGGAACGCACCCGAATTTTACGGGTGAAGTCATGGCTGTCAAATTCCTAGGATGGACGAAAAACAAGAAGCAGGTGCGCTTGGAGTTCGTCTGCGGCTATCGCGTTCTGGATAAGCTCGAGCATAAACACCGGGTATTAACGGAAATGAAGCGTCTTGTTCCAAGACCGGAGCAGCAGCTTGTAGAGGAAGTCGATGAGCTGATTCAGGCAAGCAAAGAGAAAGACAAGAAAATCGCTGAGCTTGAAGAACAACTGCTTCAGCATGAGGCACGTGAGATCATTTCAGCGTCACAGGGAGATAAGGTGATTCACCTCGTATTCAAAGACCGCCCTATCAAGACGCTCCAGTCTCTAGGAAAAGCGATCATTGAAGAAGCTTCTGATGCCTTTATTATTCTGATCAGTGAACAGGAAAATCAGCTGCAGTTTGTGCTGGCTCATGGAGCAGACATCGAGCGAAATATGAATGAGGTCGCGAAACAAGTCTTGCCTCTTATTGAAGGAAAAGGCGGCGGTCAGCCGCATTTCGTCCAGGGAGGCGGCAAAAAGGTAATGGATGGACAGGTTTTTGCTGATCGAGTGAAAAGCCTGTTATAA
- a CDS encoding NlpC/P60 family protein: MVEQAKDLIGAHYNLKGSSPEDGFNSGGFVYHVYKEVTGSWRSKHPSSQFEAGMNIERDELEPGDIVFLKKLISGIYSVNDEFIISTPSGEHPAVNRIYLYPHNEGLNKKKVPF; encoded by the coding sequence ATTGTAGAGCAGGCAAAAGACTTAATTGGGGCGCATTACAATCTAAAGGGGTCTAGTCCGGAAGATGGGTTTAATTCAGGCGGGTTTGTTTATCATGTGTATAAAGAGGTAACCGGAAGCTGGCGGTCGAAACACCCTTCGTCACAATTTGAAGCAGGGATGAACATAGAGCGAGATGAATTAGAGCCTGGAGACATTGTCTTTTTGAAGAAATTGATTTCAGGCATTTATTCAGTGAATGACGAGTTTATCATTTCCACTCCGTCCGGTGAACACCCCGCTGTCAATCGAATTTATCTCTATCCCCATAATGAAGGATTGAATAAAAAGAAGGTTCCTTTTTAG
- a CDS encoding DUF1456 family protein — translation MDNNDVLIRLRYALDIKDQDMVEIFKLGGVDFTTEEVSKVLTKSDDEEAADNEDYIKCTNSMLESFLNGLITFKRGPQEPKPGQPNKPDRSIKNYSSVNNVMLKKVKIALKLTSEDIIDILDEAGVKITKGELSALLRKEGHKNYKEFGDQYARNFLKGLAIKYRG, via the coding sequence ATGGATAATAATGATGTATTAATCAGATTAAGATATGCCCTGGATATAAAGGATCAGGATATGGTGGAGATCTTTAAGCTTGGCGGTGTTGATTTCACAACAGAAGAAGTGTCCAAGGTGCTTACAAAATCAGATGACGAGGAAGCCGCTGATAATGAAGATTACATCAAGTGTACGAATAGTATGCTGGAGTCCTTTTTAAATGGCTTGATCACCTTTAAAAGAGGACCACAAGAACCGAAGCCCGGTCAGCCGAATAAGCCGGATCGGTCGATTAAGAACTATTCCAGCGTAAATAACGTCATGCTGAAAAAAGTAAAAATCGCCTTGAAATTAACGAGTGAGGATATCATCGATATTTTAGATGAAGCAGGCGTCAAGATAACAAAAGGGGAACTAAGCGCGCTGTTACGAAAAGAAGGGCATAAGAATTATAAGGAATTCGGTGACCAATATGCGCGGAATTTCTTGAAAGGATTAGCTATAAAGTATAGAGGCTAA
- the betA gene encoding choline dehydrogenase — translation MTESYDIVVVGGGSAGSVLGDRLSEDGKKSVLVLEAGRSDYSWDLLIQMPAALPFPSGKNLYDWQYESDPEPHMNGRRIKHARGKVLGGSSSINGMIYQRGNPKDYERWGSDEGMENWDWAHCLPYFKRLENALGSPDDDLRGHDGPIKLERGPAKNPLFQAFFDSGVEAGYSRTPDVNGFRQEGFGPFDKHVYKGQRLSASRAYLHPAMDRENLTVKTRAFVTSIDFDGTKAKGLTYKRNGKMHQVEAGEVILAGGAINTPQLLQLSGVGDAKHLRSLGIDPVVDLPGVGENLQDHLEVYVQHACPVPVSEQPNLQKWRMPWIGLQWMLGRTGPAATNHFEGGGFVRSNEDVDYPNLMFHFLPVAVRYDGQKAPTDHGFQVHIGPMYSDARGSLKIRSKDPKEHPSMVYNYLSTEQDKREWVEAIRITREIMSQPAMKPYNAGEISPGPTVQTDEEILEWVREDAETALHPSCTAKMGPESDPMAVVDPDTMKVHGLDNVRVVDASAMPYVTNGNIHAPVLMLAEKAADLILGRNPLDPIDADYYQHGVHPADAGTVAKSESK, via the coding sequence ATGACTGAATCATATGATATTGTAGTCGTTGGTGGCGGTAGTGCGGGTTCTGTACTCGGCGATCGTCTAAGTGAAGATGGAAAAAAAAGCGTTCTTGTTTTAGAGGCGGGACGCAGTGATTATTCATGGGACCTATTGATTCAAATGCCGGCAGCCTTGCCGTTTCCTTCAGGCAAAAATCTTTACGATTGGCAATACGAATCTGACCCTGAGCCACATATGAATGGACGCCGCATCAAGCATGCTCGAGGAAAGGTGCTTGGAGGTTCTAGTTCCATCAACGGTATGATTTACCAGCGCGGAAATCCGAAGGACTATGAGCGTTGGGGATCCGATGAAGGTATGGAGAACTGGGATTGGGCCCACTGCCTTCCGTATTTCAAACGCTTGGAAAATGCTTTAGGCTCACCGGATGATGATCTTCGCGGTCACGACGGTCCGATTAAATTGGAACGCGGACCTGCTAAGAACCCTTTATTCCAAGCCTTCTTTGACTCAGGTGTAGAAGCTGGTTATTCACGAACTCCTGATGTAAACGGTTTTCGTCAGGAAGGTTTCGGACCGTTTGATAAGCATGTGTACAAAGGTCAGCGTCTGTCCGCATCACGTGCTTACTTGCACCCGGCCATGGACCGTGAAAACCTGACAGTCAAGACTCGGGCATTCGTTACGAGCATTGACTTCGATGGTACGAAAGCAAAAGGATTAACTTATAAGCGAAATGGAAAAATGCATCAAGTGGAAGCAGGAGAAGTCATCCTTGCAGGAGGTGCAATCAACACGCCACAGCTGCTTCAACTATCTGGTGTAGGGGATGCTAAGCACCTTCGTTCCCTTGGCATTGATCCAGTCGTTGATCTTCCAGGTGTAGGAGAAAACCTTCAGGATCACCTTGAAGTCTATGTCCAGCACGCTTGCCCGGTTCCTGTTTCTGAACAGCCGAACCTACAGAAGTGGCGCATGCCTTGGATCGGTTTACAGTGGATGCTCGGACGCACAGGACCGGCAGCGACGAACCATTTCGAAGGCGGAGGTTTCGTTCGTTCCAACGAAGACGTCGACTACCCGAACTTGATGTTCCACTTCCTTCCGGTAGCGGTACGGTACGATGGACAAAAAGCGCCAACGGATCACGGATTCCAAGTACACATCGGACCTATGTACTCTGATGCCCGCGGATCATTAAAGATTCGTTCGAAAGATCCTAAAGAGCATCCAAGCATGGTATACAACTACCTTTCTACTGAACAGGACAAACGCGAGTGGGTGGAAGCGATCAGAATTACTCGTGAAATTATGTCTCAACCAGCCATGAAACCTTATAATGCAGGGGAAATCTCACCTGGTCCTACCGTACAAACAGACGAGGAAATCCTGGAATGGGTGAGAGAAGATGCTGAGACGGCCCTTCACCCGTCTTGTACGGCAAAAATGGGACCTGAATCAGACCCTATGGCTGTCGTAGACCCGGATACGATGAAGGTTCACGGACTCGACAATGTACGAGTAGTCGATGCATCGGCTATGCCTTACGTAACAAACGGCAATATCCACGCACCTGTATTGATGTTGGCGGAAAAGGCAGCAGACCTTATTCTTGGACGCAATCCGCTGGATCCTATCGATGCCGATTACTATCAACATGGCGTACATCCGGCCGACGCAGGTACAGTAGCTAAATCAGAATCTAAATAA